GTCGACGTTGTCTGCGTTGCTGCGGAGTCCGTAAAGCAGGGGGAGGGAAGGTTTTCGACGATGTCAACAGGTAGCCCCAACCAAAACTCGGGGCATCCAACCGACCTAGTGCAGCAGACCATTAACGTACTTCAGGCCATATCGCCGCATAGCAAAATAACGCTCATAAAGCCGTTATCGGGAGGCCGGTCTGGGGCGCAAGTACTGCTATGCGACTTAAAGGCCTTCGAGGTGGCTGAATCCGCGGCTCCCAAATTGAACGGCCAATACATTCTGAAGGTACAGACTGTCGCGTCACCCGATGGATCTTCCTATCAAGCGTTTCTCGAACGACACGAGGGATTCGCGAATGGTCACGTTCCTGATCTAGTATTCGCCCATTCATCGAGCGGTTTCCGTATTGAAATCTACGATGTCGCGGGCTTTAGCCTGGACACTGTGCGCACGCTCGAAAACGTTAGTAAATTCGACGATCGAGAAGTCGCAGCGGCGATCGCCTCCGCGGGACTTCTGGCAGCGCAGCTCGATGCGCAAGGCGAAGTAACTTACGATCATGACATAAAGATGACCCTGCGGGATTGGCTTGGCGCAGATTTTCCGGATAATCCGCGTGGGAAGCGGATTTCATTAGTTCGCGAATCAATTGGAGTAGAGACCGACGGGTCCACTTTTCATTTCGAGGGCGAACTACTTCCAGATCCTGTAAGCATACTCTCGTTATCTACGGATAATAAAATCGGCATTCTAACCGGCCTATCTCACGGAGACCTGCATCCAGGAAATATCCTTGTCCGTGGTTCGTTCTCTCAGGGTGCCAGGGAGTATTGGATCATTGATCCGAATTGGAGTGTACCCGGACCGCTGCTCTACGATCAGGCATATCTCGAGGTAGCGCTCCTGCTCAATAACCTTTCAGCATGCCCGGATAGCCGATTCACTGCACTTCTCGGTGCAATGGACGATCAGCCCACACTAGTGCGGTCGGAAGTCGATTTGATGGGAAGCGTGCTTGTAAACCTCTTGAAATCGATACGTCGAAAGAACCACGAAGTATTGGCTGAAAAGGAACCGAAACGTGGCGACCTTTGGAGATTGCAATCGAAACTCGCGCGAATTGCAGCTGGTCTCAATTGGGCGGCGAAACCATTGGATGATCTCGCCCTTCAACAAGCTGCTTATGTATATGCAGCGTGGACGACACGTCAATGGGCACAGCGGCACGAACCAGACCTCTGGGAGAATCTCGTGTCAAGTGCGCGGCCCATTCAGACTGCGACGATTGCCGCTGATGCGGAAGCGATTCGATTGTGGGATCCGTTCCACAAAGCCGGCCAGAGCATTGATGTTTATGTTATCGCAGATAAGATCGACGCCTCGCACGTATTAGACTCTATGTCGACGGTCCCTTGGGTATCTATCATTGACCTTGATCCTCAAAGCGATTTGTCTGGCACTCAATCAACGCTCCTAGAAAATCTTAAGATCCACCGCCACACGGTTGTTTACGGAGAACGTGCTCAAAGAAGCTTACCGACCACTTCGACGAACTGGCTAATGGCGAATGGTTGGGCTAGTAGAGGCGAACCGTCTGCAAAGGATCACCTTGAATGGCGACGCCGGGGTTACCTCGCAAGAGTTCGACAATTGGTCGATTATGTCGCCGACCATACGACGGCCGCTGACGCGGCAGTCCTCCTCCTGCATTCAGGACGGTCGAGCAATTCAATGCAGGACGTGTACGACTATATAGACGAACGTTATGGCGGCGTGCAGTATCGCCTCGACTTAACAGTCGAGCAAGACCGCCCAGGGTTTGATCTGGATCGCTTTTTCGCCAGCGTCGGACCATCGTTGGCCGAACTCAGTCCGGCCGAACGAACCCTTCCTGGAGCCTCGGGTCCCGTGCGGATCGACCCGGCCGACCTGTATCGGTTAGAAGTCGAGCTCGAAGTTTTGCATAGCGCTGTACTTCAGACCGAAGCGGCGTCCCCACCACCTACGGACGAATTTTGGCGCGGTCGTCCCCCCACGTGGGGAGAGCTCGACGCAGGAATCGATTTGCCGCGTGATGCTACGCCTGGGCTAATTCGAGACTTACGCAACAATCTGGAGCACAACCGGCTGATTGTAGTTACTCTCGACCATTCACCTGGTGCCGGAGGCACCACTGCTGCGCGCCGCGCCGCATGGGATCTTCATTATGAATATCCCACCGTTCTGCTCCGCAGGTATTCGCCGCTCACAGCTGAAAGAATAGACGAACTGCACCAGGCGCTGGGGCGTGCAGTCCTAGTGATAGCAGACGCGGCCGACATGGAGGAATGGGATTTTGGCGCTCTACTGGCAGAACTTCAGTCACGGAATAGTCGCGCAGTAATACTTTCACTGCACCGGTCGAATACCAGGGATAGCGATTCGCACCACATTTTCGACCCGATGTCTGAAAAAGAAAAAAGCCTGTTCATCGGCGAATACGCGGTGCGCGCCGTAGATCCAGTAGCTAAGAAACGCTTAGATGACCTACGTCGACGCCGAATCGGTGAGGTCCCTGATCAGTACTTTTCGCCTTTCTATTTCGGCTTGTGTGCTTTCGACAACGAATTTAGTGGACTCGATCGCTATGTCCACCACCACACCGTCGGCTTGACTAAGTCGCAACGCGAGATAGCTGAGTACTTAGCCTTGATGACCCAGTATGGGCAGGGCGGGATTCCGGCCGATCTCATTAGGCGGTGGCTTGACGCTGATCCCCCTGAGTCCGGCTCGCTTACCGACGAGTACCTCTCGTCTCTGCTCGGGCCCGATCTCCGTCACTTGGTCGTGTCTTCTGGTGGGTACCTTCGCCTACTGCATCCGCTAGTGGCGAACGAAGTATTGGAAGCGGATAAAGCCGACGGCTCGCGGACAAGTCTGGCCCAAGTGTCAGTTAACTTCATTCGTAAGGTAGCGAGCTACTTGGGGTCGGGTAGTCGACCCGCAACAGAAATGTTATTCAGCCTCTTTATTAGGCGAGAGCCAAACGAACAGCTTTCAGAACTCGTCGGCCAAATGTCAGACCCGGAAGGTGAGCTCGTATTCGAAGAACTCACAAACCTCTATCCAAACGAAGCTCACTTCTGGAACCATCGGGGCCGCTTTCATATCTATCGAGTTAAGGGTGACTTCAGTAAAGCGGAGGAGTATCTGCAGCGTGCTGTAGAGGAATCGGAAGGCGCTGATACGCTTCACTATCACACTTTAGGTATGGTTAGACGATTTTGGATAGAGTACGAACTGACCGAAGCATTGAAGAATAGAACTGTATCTTCGCCAGCAGAACTCCTTTCAGTGCTTAAACCACTTTTCGATAGCGCAATGGACGCTTTCGCCCACGCGCGAAATGACGCAGCACGTTCGTACGGTTGGGTATCGCCGATTCAAATGATTCACTACGTGCTCGGCGGGCTGGTGCAAGTGGCTGGTGCGGACAGCCTTACTGCGTTGATCGAATCGAAATCCGACGTAACGCTATGGATCGCTTCTCAGCTCGAGCAGGCCGAATCTCTGCTTGAAGAGATCCGAGCCACAGAAGGTGAGCGACGAAACGGGGGCTATCACCGACGCCTGTTAGACAGCCTTACGCTGTTGTACGGCAACATAGACGAGTTACTCGAACGCTGGCGCAGCGCGAAGAAGGAAGATCCCGACTCCGTGGCGCTCGGACTCGTTTTGGGCCGCACGCTATTCGCTAGTAAGGGCCGAGATTGGTCGACAGTTGCAGAGGCTGACTGCCGCGAAATATATCAGACCATGAGACCTACTATTGAGGAGGGACGGGCTAAAGACGCCGATCTTAGGATTTGGTTTCAGGCGTATCGGCGATTGCCGGAATACTCAGAACAAGATGCCAAAGAACGACTCAGTTGGTATTCCGAACACCGCGACAGCCTCGACGCGTCGTACTATATGTATATATTGCAGTTCTTGGCTTGGCTCCGCAAAGACCTGACCACGCAGGACAGTACTCGCGTATATCTAGACAAGTGTAAAAGGCTGTCAGCCGGCCGTCGACGTGACTGGAGCTATGAATGGTACGGAGTCGAGCGTCGACCTCACATTCTGGTTCACCACACCGAATTGGGCAGGAGGAAGCGAGAGCCTCAAGGCTTCTGGGAGAAGCCGGATGAACTTGAGCGCATTGATGGGATAATTGATCGAATACGTGGACCGCAGGCAGGCGAAATTAGAGTCGCTGGTGGCCAGCTGACAGCATTTTTCGTGCCTGGCAATAAGTTCCTGGCTACTCGCGACATAAATGCCGCGGTTGACTTTTTTCTCGGCTTCAGTTATAGCGGCCTGCGTGCGTGGGAGGCTGACTATCCCGGGCTGCCGAAGGCGCACCGAACCGGGCGAATCACGAGCTCAAAACAGGGCCGTTCGGTCCCGCTCGGTGGCGGCATGGACCGGCCCCTTGGTGGTGATGGCACTTCGGGCGCGGTTGTTCAGGACCAGGGAATTGGCACAGGCGCACTCGATAAGAGCGCCGGCAAAGTCGTCGTTCAACAGATCGCTGAACAGCTTCCAGGCGGTGATCCGCGGCGTCGAATTGCAGTCGTTATAAGTAAGGCCGTTGACACCGCACGCGCCGGCGGGCAAGCATTACAAGGTGTCGATGTTGGAAACGCAATCGTGTCCAGCCTCGGATCGTCAGAATACAAGCGGTTCAAATCGACCACGGGCAGCCTGAGAACTGCTGTCGAGTCCTTGGGATTTAGTACCGCAGATACCGAAGGCGGTTTCTCTGTAGATTTCCCGGACTGAATCGGCTGCCCACCGCGGACTTCGCCTAGGTATCTAGTCCGGGTGTCCGCTACGGGTTCCAATCGTCGGGACCACACTCTTCACTTCAACGCCGGTGTGCTCGGCCAAAGGTAACGTAAGTTCGAGCCGTCGAAAAGCGGTGGGGTGTTGCTTGACCCCCCACAGTCGCCGTTTAATCGAGTGCGACGAGGCCAACCTCAGTACACCATCGGGCGGCGGACAGAGTGTGTCTCAGGGCTCCTGATCTTGGCAGTGCCGTGCTCGAGCTCGCCGCCCCCGAACGCTTAGGCGGGGTCGCGCAGCTCGTGCTCGACTGCGCGGCGAATCCACGACGAGACGGAGCGGTCGTCTGCCGCTGCCGCGGCGCGGACTTGTTCCAAGAGTTCGGGTGGGAAGCGGACGGGGACGGTGGCGGTGAGCCGTCGGCGCCCTGTTCCTGCGGTTCTTGGTTTTCCGGATGGGCGTAGAAGTTGTATTCCTCGTCGGGGGTCATGGGATGGTTCATCTGCCTCTCCGGTATTAGTCAGCGAGGTTTTTGGAGGCCGGGTAGCAGCCGATGGGGCGGCATCGTCGTGGGTTCCCGTCGCGGGCCCGGGCGAGGGCACCATCAGGACAGTGCCGCCGAGTTCCGCGAGCGGCGGATCAATCGCAAAGGCATCGCGGGTGCGGCAGTTCCAGACGGTGTGTCCGGGCAGCTGAAGTGCGCCGCCGGGAACACTCTGGCCACCTGTCGGAGCCCGGCGGCGACATGACCAACGCCGCTACCGAGGGCGCCGCACCCCTCGGACGGAGAGACCGCTGTCTGGTGATGACTTTGTCAAGGGGGGCGTCGGACTCTAGCCCCTAAGCCATCGATTGACAGAAATCGGGCAGTCGCGCATCAAGGCGCCGTTCGGGGTACGGGGTTATGGGTGCAGTAGGGCATTACGTCTCCACAACCGGCGCGGCGTACGGCCCATCGATGATCGGCGTGACCACCGCAGCGCCAGCGGTCAAAAACCCGTTGTGCCCAGAGTTCCTTCTGGTATCCACCGGCGGGGACCCTACGCGTTGGACTCCCGGCGGCCAACCCGCAATGTGGCAACCACTCGCGGTGGTTTCCGCGGCTGGCGTCGCCGCAGCCGATAGTGCTGCGTGCTGACCTTGATTATGTGGTCGGCCCGCCGCCAAACTTGTGAACGGATTTGTGAACGAAACTTCGCGACACCGACGAGATCAGGCGAATCATGCGCGACGCATAAGATGGTGACACTGCTCTGACCTCGACATTTGAGACATGCGAATCATGGTGCAACACAAAGGTTCTTACTCATAACCCAGCGATTGCGAGCGATGGCCCGCTACCAACTGAGACGGAGTTCCGAGAACAGAGCCTTGGTGGCTCCAGCAAATCACACCGCCGACTCCTCAGGACATGACTCCACCGCTGGCGTTGTCACACTGTTGTCACAACTGGGTTCGTATGGCTGGAGATGGCGAGAGGCAGCAGGAGGGCATTTTCGCTGGTCGGATCTCATTCAGACGCGCTGCGAGACAACAGAATTCGGCCGATGTCCGACAGGGGGGCCAAGTGGCCGCAATGGCGAGCTAATTGCCGCGGCATTGATTGCCGGCTACCCGATGCGTGAGCAGCGCGGCTTGAGCCCGCTATTTGGGATGCGGAAAAGCGACTTAGACAGAGCGATTGCCGCCAGGCCTCGCTGACAGGGTCTTCCTATCGAACTAACACCGACTGGTACGCCGGCAACATGGTCGCGCTCGGCACTTTGTTGGTACCGCGTCCTGGTAGCCGCCTGGTCTACTGCAACAACGTAAATCAACTCCACGGACAACTATCTGTGGGCACCGGCGTCGCGGAGTGCATCGCACACTGTCGAGACGGCATCGCCAATAGCGACGTGCTCCCACACGCGGATGACAATCCATCCCGCTTCGGTCAGAATCCGGGTCTGTTCAACATCTCTTCGAGCGTTCTTTGCCAGCTTCGGCTCCCAATAAGAGTTGTTGGACTTTGGGGGCCGTCCGTGTTCAGGACATCCGTGCCAGAAGCACCCGTCCAGGAACACAGCTAGGCGATAGCGCGTGAATGCAATGTCGGGTCTGATGATGCGACCCTCGGCTCGCACTGCATAGTCCTTCCGGAATCGCAGTCCCCGGGCGTGCAGCGCGCTTCGTAGGAGCCGTTCGGGCCGCGTATCCGTGCGCCGTATCGCAGCCATGTTCCGGGACCGTGCTGGCGAGGGCGCTATCAACGCGGGTTCCGCGTTCCGCCCCGGCGCGTCATTCTCGGCTCCACCCGGCACAAGCCGTACGGTACTGCGTGGGAACTTGTCCCCATGTCAGCGACCCCAGGTATCATCGAACATGTGTTCGAGATCCGGGTGCAACGATGGGGTATGGAAGGAGCAAGTCGACCTATGGGACGTCGCAAAGCTACTGATGGCGTCGACGCAATAGAAGGGGCTCGACCGTATCGAGTAGCCAGTTTCTTCGCCGGTATCGGCGGATTTGATTTGGGTTTCGAGCACGCGGGGATCGAGACCGTCTGGCAGTGCGAAAAGAAGTCGTTCTGCCTCGACATCCTCACCAAACACTGGCCCGATGTTCCTCGGGCGGACGACATCACGAAGGTGGTTGCCAATGACATCCCCGAAGCGGAAATCTGGGCGGGTGGCTTCCCCTGCCAAGACGTCAGCCTTGCCCGAATGGGGCCCCGCAGTGGACTTAGAGGAAAGCAGTCGGGGCTCTTCTACGACTTTGCGCAACTTATTGGCGCGCGTCGCCCCGAAATTGTCATCCTCGAAAACGTTGCGGCACTGCTCTCTTCCCACGACGGACGAGATTTCGCAGTCATCATTCGGACGCTGGCCGACTTCGGGTATGGCGTGGCGTGGCGAGTACTTGACAGTCGCTACTTCGGCATCCCCCAAAGTCGCTCTCGAGTCTTCGTTGTCGGATCTCTTGGAGACCCGGAGACCGCCGGCTCGATACTTTTTGAGCCCGAATGCGGCGACCGGGATGATGAGGCGCGCCGACCGGATGGGACGAAACCTGTTTCCCCCTTTGCGGTCCGCGTTGGAAATCCTAAGCAAGGGTACGTAAAGAAGCTGGCACATTGCCTTTACGCTGAGTCGGCCCGCCACACTGGGACGGACTGGTCCCGCAATTACGTGTCGTACCCGGAGGGGGCAGTCAGGCGATTGACACCCTTGGAAACCGAACGGCTGCAGGGTTTTCCCGACAGCTGGACGATGCCGACGCACGAGATGCCGAACCAGGAGACCCTTGAATCGGCGAGGTACCACGCATGCGGAAACGCGGTGTCAGTACCGGTGGCCGAATGGTTAGGGCACCGCATAGTTGCAGCGCTCAATGCTCAGCGCGCTGAATCTCAGACGTCAGAACTGAAGGTCACGCCGAGGTCTGCGTAGAGACGCGTAAGGTAGTTAACGCTCGGGTGCAGCTGGGGATCTTCGGGTAGCCAATCCGCGGGAACTGCGGTGCCCTCGACCGCGATTCGCGACTTGCTTTGTTGATCGATCAGATCAGCCAGGGTCGTGAATCTCAGGTAGTAGCTATCGCCTTCTTTGCGGATCGCCAAGACACCGGCGTCGAACGCCCAGTGATGCAATTTACAAAGAGCTATCCCATTTTCGACAACGTCAAGATCGTGTTGACTCCAAGCGAGGATATGAGCTGCATCAATTCCCGACCGAATCCCGTCAATTCCTCCGAGCTGTGCCCCGCAGAAGGCACACCGGTTCCGGTATGCCGCACGAACTTCGGCGCTGAACCTGCGCCCGGCCGCTCCGCGTACCTTGGCTAGTCGGTACTGGTGTGCAGACCGGACGCTGACCTCCGGGGCATCTTCGCCTAGCTCATCGGGAGGCGGAAGGGTCGGGCCGGACGGCGGCGCTATGCGGAGCAGCCCCTCAAGCGCGGGTAAGGGGTCGAGACCTACTTGATATGACGAACCGGGGGAGGCGGCTAGTGCGTTAATGACGTTGTTGACGGTCGTCGTGAGTTGGCGCCCGACAGCGTCACCGCTGGCGATGAAGTTCTTGTGGTTAGTAACAAGAGCGGGCAGCCCGGACGGAAGTAGGGCGGCTTGGTCGTAGACGGCCTCGATTCGACTCCACCGCGCGGCGACGCCGATGTCGTCTGAGTGGCCTTGATTGGCGACCGTGATGAAGGACGGATCAAACGTCACCAGATCGGCGACGCCGCTGAATTCGCTCTCGGTCCCGAAGCCAACGTCGGTAATCGTGTAGTCCTTCGCCCGAATAATGGGCAACGTGTTTGGCGTGTTACGGAACGCTCGGGTGGGGTCCGGTAACAGCAGCATGGGCGCGACGATGCGAGAAATTTGTATCGGGCTGTCGAGCATCGACCGAAGTCGCGGCTTGCCGCTTTCTGCAGGGTCGAGCCAGAGGCCGGTGTCCCGGACGATCCCATCGGGCCATCGCATGTTGAAGGTCCAGCCCTCTAAACCGAGAGCGTTGAAACCCGAGTGATTACCGACAACTTCGTACTCGCCTCGGCCCCCCGAGGTGCGGAAGCCAATGTGCAAGCCAATAATCCTTATTTTGGTTCCCGAGCCGCCGCGCGTTCGCGGTGGAATGCCAGTCTCTCATTTCGCAGCGCATGGCCATGGATGCGCGTCACCCGTGTCGACGTACCGGACCGGCGCGCCGCCGAGACCGCCCAGGCTCGTTGGCGAGACACGATTCATCCGCGACTCTCAATCCGCTCTACGGCCATCCCGATCCCAATAACCGCAAAGCCGCCGATGTTCTCAATAGACGAAGCACCGCCAGGATCGTGCTGGATAGCAGCGGCGTACAAATGCTTAATGTGCGACCGGTTCGTACGTTGGCGACGAGAAAACCGCACTAGCCATCGTCAACGTTGCCACGTTGGCGTACTGCCCGACCCACAACGGTGTCGCGCACATTACTCGCGGGGAAGCCAAGCGCGGCAAACTATCTTCGCCAATCAAAGTGAGCCGCTTGAAGTGGTCGATGCGGAGCGCGTGCCCGAGCCGCCCATTTCGCGGCTCGGCGTGGCCGGGAACGACATGCCGCGCCCAAAGAAGACGGACGACGCTAACAACGAGTCGGCACCGTTCAGCGAGCGAAGGGTGCTTAAGCCGCCGGTTCCTCTGTCGTACGACGCCGCGTCTGCGGAGATGCGAGCATCACGACTGCGAGCAACGTCTCAAGGTCGTCGTGCCCGCCGTCGACCGAGATGACATTGCAAGTTGTCGTGCAGCGGCTTGGCGACCATGCTTTGTAGCTCTGTTTGTATCAACTGGCGTAACTTTATCTCCGTATTGAGTTGCGCTGCAGGTCAGCGGCCTTATCGAGAGGAATGACATTGCGAGTAGTCGCGTACGTGAGAGTGTCGTACTGCCGAACACGGTCAAGATCAGTTGTCGTGCGTGCTGATTGCTCCGTGCGGTGTTCGGGTTAAGAAGTTTCTGGCTAGTCGACGAACTTTGCCGCCGTCGTCGAGGACTTTGAAGTCGAAGTCGACCGCTCGGTATGAAAACTATATGGCTGGTACCCAATTGATGGTATAAAGGTACCTTATGGCATTGAACATTAAAGATGTGTCGGTGCACGAAGTGGTCAAGCAGATCGCGAAGCTCACCGGCGAGTCCCAGGCGCAGGCTGTTGCGACTGCGGTCAGGGAACGCCTCGCGCGACTGCAGGGCGACGACCTTGCGGCCCGCCTCCTTGCCATCGGTCATAAGACCGCGAGTCGGATGAGCCCCGAGACCAAAATGCTGGATCACGACACGCTGCTCTACGACGGGCGCGGGCTGCCCGCGTGATCGTCGATACGTCAGCGATCATCGCGATCCTTCGCCAGGAAGACGACGCCGGGATCTTCGCTCAGGTCATCGCGCACGCTGACACCCGAAGGCTCTCTGCGGCAAGCTATCTCGAATGCGGGATCGTTCTCGATTTCCAGCGAGATCCGATCGTCAGCCGAGCTCTCGACGCACTCGTCGAGGAGGCAGGTTTCGTGATTGAGCCGGTGACGGAACACCAGGCCCGCCTGGCGCGGCAGGCCTACGCAGATTTCGGCAAAGGACGCCACGTGGCCGGGCTGAACTTCGGCGACTGCCTCGCATACGCCCTCGCGCTCGACCGACGGGAACCCCTGTTGTGGAAGGGCGACGACTTCGGTCACACGGGTGTCGAGTCCGCTCTCGTAAAAGAAGCCGGGTCCTGAGCTGCGGGCAGACTCCTCTGTCCCGTCCGTCGTCGCGGTTGTGACCCATCCCCACAAACCCAACCCACTGCGTCCTGTGTCATGACCACGCCCACCGCACGCCAGAACGGGGTATACCTCGTCGATGACTGACGTGAAATTCCTCGAGCTGCACGGCGACAAGGTTGCCTACCGCGACGAAGGCAGCGGCGAGGCGCTGCTGCTGATCCACGGCATGGCCTCCAGCTCGGAGAGCTGGCGGGCGGTATTGCCGCAGCTAGCGAAGAAATACCGGGTGATCGCCCCCGACCTGCTGGGCCACGGCCAGTCGGACAAGCCTCGGGTCGGCGATTATTCGCTGGGCGCGTTCGCGGCGTGGTTGCGCGATTTGCTCGACGAACTCGGCGTCGGCCACGCCACCGTGGTCGGCCATTCGCTCGGCGGCGGCGTGGCCATGCAGTTCGTCTACCAGCACCCCGATTACGTCAAGCGACTGGTTCTCATCAGCAGCGGCGGTCTGGGGTCTGACGTCGGGCTGATCCTGCGGCTGCTGTCGGCGCCCGGAGCCGAGCTGGTGTTGCCGATCATCGCGCCTAAACCCGTGCTCACCGTCGGCAACAAGCTCCGGTCGTGGCTGAGTTCAGCTGGCATACAGTCGCCGCGCGGCGCGGAGATCTGGCGCTCCTACTCGTCGCTGTCGGATTCTGCGACGCGGCAATCATTCTTGCGGACGCTGCGATCGGTCGTCGACTACCGCGGCCAGGCGGTCAGCGCGCTGAGCAAGCTCGGCCTGCGCGAGCACCTTCCGATCATGGCGATCTGGGGCGAGCAGGACGACATCATTCCCGTCAGTCACGCCTACGCCGCGCACGAGGCACGCACCGACGCACGACTCGAGATCCTTCCCAACGTCGGTCACTTCGCTCAGGTCGAGGCACCCAATGCCGTGGTCGAGCTGATCGAGGACTTTATCGCGACCACCGACGTCAGTGCCGCCAGCCCTGTCCGGCCTAGCGTGGAGTAGACAACCACACCTCCGACGGGAGCAACCTCATGGAAACCTGGGATGCGATCCAGGCACGACGCAATGTCCGCCAGTACAAGCCCGACCCGGTGTCGGACGAGGACCTGGACCGCATCGCCGAGGCCGGCTGGCGGGCGCCGTCGGCGAAGAACCGTCAGCCCTGGGACTTCGTGATCGTCACCGACAAGACCCAGCTCCAAGAACTTTCGACCGTGTGGCAGGGAGCCGGTCACATCG
This genomic stretch from Mycobacterium paraterrae harbors:
- a CDS encoding YlcI/YnfO family protein; protein product: MVPSPGPATGTHDDAAPSAATRPPKTSLTNTGEADEPSHDPRRGIQLLRPSGKPRTAGTGRRRLTATVPVRFPPELLEQVRAAAAADDRSVSSWIRRAVEHELRDPA
- a CDS encoding very short patch repair endonuclease, with product MAAIRRTDTRPERLLRSALHARGLRFRKDYAVRAEGRIIRPDIAFTRYRLAVFLDGCFWHGCPEHGRPPKSNNSYWEPKLAKNARRDVEQTRILTEAGWIVIRVWEHVAIGDAVSTVCDALRDAGAHR
- a CDS encoding DNA cytosine methyltransferase, producing the protein MGRRKATDGVDAIEGARPYRVASFFAGIGGFDLGFEHAGIETVWQCEKKSFCLDILTKHWPDVPRADDITKVVANDIPEAEIWAGGFPCQDVSLARMGPRSGLRGKQSGLFYDFAQLIGARRPEIVILENVAALLSSHDGRDFAVIIRTLADFGYGVAWRVLDSRYFGIPQSRSRVFVVGSLGDPETAGSILFEPECGDRDDEARRPDGTKPVSPFAVRVGNPKQGYVKKLAHCLYAESARHTGTDWSRNYVSYPEGAVRRLTPLETERLQGFPDSWTMPTHEMPNQETLESARYHACGNAVSVPVAEWLGHRIVAALNAQRAESQTSELKVTPRSA
- a CDS encoding HNH endonuclease, yielding MHIGFRTSGGRGEYEVVGNHSGFNALGLEGWTFNMRWPDGIVRDTGLWLDPAESGKPRLRSMLDSPIQISRIVAPMLLLPDPTRAFRNTPNTLPIIRAKDYTITDVGFGTESEFSGVADLVTFDPSFITVANQGHSDDIGVAARWSRIEAVYDQAALLPSGLPALVTNHKNFIASGDAVGRQLTTTVNNVINALAASPGSSYQVGLDPLPALEGLLRIAPPSGPTLPPPDELGEDAPEVSVRSAHQYRLAKVRGAAGRRFSAEVRAAYRNRCAFCGAQLGGIDGIRSGIDAAHILAWSQHDLDVVENGIALCKLHHWAFDAGVLAIRKEGDSYYLRFTTLADLIDQQSKSRIAVEGTAVPADWLPEDPQLHPSVNYLTRLYADLGVTFSSDV
- a CDS encoding type II toxin-antitoxin system VapB family antitoxin, whose product is MALNIKDVSVHEVVKQIAKLTGESQAQAVATAVRERLARLQGDDLAARLLAIGHKTASRMSPETKMLDHDTLLYDGRGLPA
- a CDS encoding type II toxin-antitoxin system VapC family toxin → MIVDTSAIIAILRQEDDAGIFAQVIAHADTRRLSAASYLECGIVLDFQRDPIVSRALDALVEEAGFVIEPVTEHQARLARQAYADFGKGRHVAGLNFGDCLAYALALDRREPLLWKGDDFGHTGVESALVKEAGS
- a CDS encoding alpha/beta fold hydrolase, coding for MTDVKFLELHGDKVAYRDEGSGEALLLIHGMASSSESWRAVLPQLAKKYRVIAPDLLGHGQSDKPRVGDYSLGAFAAWLRDLLDELGVGHATVVGHSLGGGVAMQFVYQHPDYVKRLVLISSGGLGSDVGLILRLLSAPGAELVLPIIAPKPVLTVGNKLRSWLSSAGIQSPRGAEIWRSYSSLSDSATRQSFLRTLRSVVDYRGQAVSALSKLGLREHLPIMAIWGEQDDIIPVSHAYAAHEARTDARLEILPNVGHFAQVEAPNAVVELIEDFIATTDVSAASPVRPSVE